One Candidatus Aegiribacteria sp. DNA window includes the following coding sequences:
- a CDS encoding T9SS type A sorting domain-containing protein, with translation MKVVLSIILAVSMFATAGELTFSYDISLDDVEMATFEGYDFPLIVNGFTTFDDGYPNLPAVPYSFVLPQGTDLVDVTVEIHEIQTIEGNWDIDPVRTCRLNETPGPRIFNPIVYGSDNVFPSEAALFMQTGNKTGFRVGSFSFVPFQYKPLSRELNVITSASITVTYIEDASVRMLSLTDEQITIAGNGLRNIVLNSEMLDQWAPSLNTGTDGASWLVLADPIYETMLEPLVAHRDITTGCADYVSLDWIYANYTGYDTQEQIRNYLIDRFENHGLIYVLIVGDYGPTTRISDLTLSGQHLDSVTDLYYSDLDGTWDNDGDHQYGEYSDGLDYYSDIYVGRFSSEVDYRIEAMINRTLAYEQTPTAGDWNKTALLIGALLWPPYGGQILCDTIAKRIPGDWTIHKLYETGSGHPTNQIDLLNAGVVFCEPTGHGYTNGIYWYNNPDNMITNYNYTDLTNIDMLTVFSSITCLAGKISVGCIAEKLMYLSTGGAIAVMFNSDNGWGSPPNMGVSETLEVCISDQLFTNVQQELGVMHSLAKDQLRAGPHINFEEWVLQEHNLLGDPALLFSPGYYGIEDGPEIDILLPSLSAPTPNPSAGNCSIAFDMPYAGNAEITVYDLSGRTVATVLSGTLNAGSGSVAFDGRDNSGNQLPSGCYTVVLTGTAGTAASRMIIVR, from the coding sequence TATTATTCTTGCCGTTAGCATGTTCGCGACGGCAGGAGAATTGACTTTCAGCTACGATATCTCCCTTGATGACGTCGAAATGGCGACATTCGAGGGTTATGATTTCCCGCTGATAGTAAACGGTTTCACCACATTTGACGATGGATACCCGAATCTTCCCGCTGTTCCATACTCCTTCGTTCTTCCACAGGGTACTGATCTTGTTGATGTAACAGTCGAGATTCATGAAATTCAGACAATTGAAGGAAACTGGGATATAGATCCTGTTAGAACCTGTCGGCTGAACGAGACCCCGGGACCCAGAATTTTCAATCCCATCGTTTACGGTTCAGACAATGTGTTTCCCTCGGAAGCGGCACTGTTCATGCAGACCGGAAACAAAACCGGGTTCCGTGTTGGAAGCTTCTCTTTTGTACCCTTCCAATACAAACCTCTCAGCAGAGAACTCAACGTAATCACATCAGCATCCATAACGGTTACATACATTGAAGACGCTTCCGTAAGAATGCTCTCACTTACAGATGAGCAGATAACAATTGCTGGAAATGGTCTCAGGAACATCGTTCTGAACTCTGAGATGCTTGACCAGTGGGCTCCTTCCCTGAACACCGGAACAGATGGCGCCAGCTGGCTTGTATTAGCTGATCCCATTTACGAAACAATGCTTGAACCTCTCGTTGCTCACAGAGACATCACAACGGGTTGTGCCGATTATGTTTCCCTTGACTGGATCTATGCCAACTACACCGGATATGACACCCAGGAACAGATCAGGAACTACCTGATCGACAGATTCGAGAATCACGGTCTTATCTACGTGCTTATCGTTGGTGACTACGGACCTACTACAAGGATTTCAGATCTAACTCTTTCGGGTCAGCATCTTGACTCAGTAACCGATCTCTACTACTCCGATCTCGATGGTACATGGGACAACGACGGAGACCACCAGTACGGTGAATACAGCGATGGTCTTGATTACTACTCCGACATCTATGTTGGAAGATTCAGCTCCGAAGTCGACTACAGAATAGAGGCAATGATAAACAGGACTCTGGCCTACGAACAAACACCTACAGCCGGAGACTGGAATAAAACTGCCCTTCTCATTGGCGCGCTGCTCTGGCCTCCTTATGGCGGACAAATCCTGTGCGATACAATCGCCAAGAGAATCCCGGGTGACTGGACTATTCATAAGCTTTATGAGACCGGTTCCGGACATCCAACGAACCAGATTGATCTTCTTAATGCCGGAGTTGTCTTCTGCGAACCGACAGGTCATGGCTACACAAACGGGATCTACTGGTACAACAACCCCGACAACATGATAACCAATTACAACTACACCGACCTTACCAACATTGACATGCTGACTGTGTTTTCCTCCATAACATGCCTCGCCGGTAAGATCAGCGTTGGTTGCATCGCTGAGAAACTGATGTACCTGTCTACCGGTGGCGCCATAGCTGTCATGTTCAACTCTGACAACGGATGGGGATCTCCTCCAAATATGGGAGTTTCCGAGACTCTGGAAGTCTGCATCTCAGACCAGCTGTTCACAAACGTGCAGCAGGAACTGGGAGTCATGCACTCACTTGCCAAAGACCAGTTGAGAGCCGGACCCCATATTAACTTTGAAGAATGGGTTCTTCAGGAGCATAACCTTCTCGGTGATCCCGCATTGCTTTTCTCACCGGGATACTACGGTATTGAAGACGGACCGGAAATAGATATTCTTCTTCCCTCTCTTTCCGCTCCCACTCCCAACCCATCGGCTGGGAACTGTTCCATAGCGTTCGACATGCCTTATGCCGGTAACGCTGAGATAACAGTATATGACCTTAGCGGAAGAACTGTGGCAACCGTACTCAGTGGAACACTGAATGCGGGATCAGGTTCTGTAGCGTTTGACGGAAGAGACAATTCCGGCAATCAGCTGCCGTCCGGATGTTACACAGTAGTATTGACCGGTACTGCCGGTACAGCCGCTTCGAGAATGATCATAGTCAGATAG
- a CDS encoding VanW family protein, translated as MKRPLSSMHPVIERCSVFLRRFKRRMKWYFGGVPCSLNLSEDILPVSVMNHQSLLLRKLEGTDQTLQRNKVDSLRKACKYMNGVLVQPGETFSFWKLVGHPTESRGFPRGLQLSFGKLVSRTGGGLCQLSNLLHWMILHTPLTVTERHRHDFDPFPDYRRTVPFGTGATVFYNYLDFMFRNDTEYVFQVRTWLDDMYLHGEIRADRKLPFCRTIQERNHRFVRVRGEVYRENELWRIITDSETSMEISEELLIRNQLKVQYDTSSVPGIEVIELS; from the coding sequence ATGAAAAGACCGCTTTCCTCCATGCATCCGGTTATCGAAAGATGCTCGGTATTTCTGCGGAGATTCAAGCGCAGGATGAAATGGTATTTTGGAGGAGTTCCCTGCTCTCTGAATTTAAGTGAAGATATTCTTCCGGTATCAGTAATGAATCATCAGTCACTTCTTCTGAGGAAGCTGGAAGGCACCGATCAGACCCTCCAGAGGAATAAGGTAGACAGCCTGCGGAAAGCATGCAAATACATGAACGGAGTGCTGGTTCAGCCCGGTGAGACTTTTTCATTCTGGAAGCTTGTGGGGCACCCAACCGAAAGCAGAGGTTTTCCACGGGGGCTTCAGCTCTCCTTCGGTAAGCTTGTGTCCAGAACCGGAGGCGGTCTATGCCAGCTCTCCAACCTTCTGCACTGGATGATCCTTCATACACCGCTTACAGTCACCGAGCGGCACAGACACGATTTTGATCCATTTCCCGATTACAGAAGGACAGTTCCATTCGGAACAGGAGCCACGGTGTTCTACAATTATCTCGATTTCATGTTCAGAAACGATACTGAGTATGTGTTCCAGGTTAGAACGTGGCTTGATGATATGTACCTTCACGGTGAAATAAGAGCAGACAGGAAGTTGCCCTTCTGTAGGACAATCCAGGAGAGAAATCACCGATTTGTACGTGTCCGGGGAGAAGTCTACAGGGAAAATGAGCTGTGGCGGATAATCACAGATTCGGAAACCTCAATGGAAATCTCCGAAGAACTGCTTATCAGGAATCAATTGAAGGTTCAGTACGACACATCATCAGTTCCCGGAATTGAAGTTATCGAGTTATCCTGA
- a CDS encoding formate--tetrahydrofolate ligase: MNSFPTDIEIARKVTPRPVIEIAEQLGLSEEDLDLYGQDKAKVHLDTLEKKRKGFGKLVLVSAITPTPAGEGKTTITIGLTQGLARLGESVSCAIREPSLGPIFGIKGGAAGGGYSQIIPMEDINLHFTGDIHAIGSANNLLAATIDNYLHKGNPSRLDPRTISFKRVVDMNDRSLRDVIIGLGGRTQGVPRESGFDITAASEIMAILSLSKDLEDLKRKVDRIFIGLTYDMQEITAKEMNISGAIAMLLKDAIKPNLVQTLEGNPAFVHCGPFANIAHGCNSILATQMAVAFSDWAITEAGFGFDLGAEKFFDIACPYGNLCPSLVVLVVTCRALKMHGGVKKKDLRTPNPDAVAAGLPNLEKHLENIDKFGLPTVVCVNRFQDDTDEELQVILDRCSEMGESAAIGDGFVNGGQGMEDIASLVIENVRDCSETFKPLYDWNLGVKEKIEIVAKEIYGAEHIEYTKLARKDLRTIRKKGYDKLPVCIAKTQKSLSDNPKLLGRPKDFIVTVREIEISAGAGYLVPITGDIMRMPGLPEEPAATRMDIDSDGNITGLF, encoded by the coding sequence GGTCAGGACAAAGCGAAAGTTCATCTTGATACTCTGGAGAAGAAGCGGAAAGGATTCGGAAAGCTGGTTCTGGTATCCGCCATAACGCCCACCCCGGCAGGAGAGGGCAAGACCACAATAACAATAGGGCTTACGCAGGGGCTGGCAAGGCTGGGCGAATCGGTCAGCTGCGCCATACGTGAACCATCTCTCGGTCCGATATTCGGAATAAAAGGCGGTGCTGCGGGAGGAGGGTATTCACAAATCATACCGATGGAAGATATAAATCTTCATTTTACAGGAGACATTCACGCAATTGGTTCAGCCAACAATCTCCTTGCCGCAACGATAGACAACTACCTTCACAAGGGGAATCCATCCCGGCTGGACCCCAGAACCATCAGCTTCAAGCGGGTAGTCGACATGAACGACAGATCCCTGAGGGATGTGATCATCGGGCTTGGGGGCAGAACCCAGGGCGTTCCGCGGGAATCCGGGTTCGATATAACCGCTGCCAGTGAGATAATGGCTATCCTTTCACTTTCGAAGGATCTTGAAGATCTGAAAAGAAAAGTCGACAGAATCTTTATTGGTCTCACATATGACATGCAGGAGATTACAGCAAAGGAAATGAATATTTCGGGCGCAATAGCAATGCTTCTGAAAGATGCCATCAAACCGAATCTTGTTCAGACGCTGGAAGGCAATCCGGCGTTTGTGCATTGTGGACCATTTGCCAATATCGCACATGGCTGCAATTCAATACTCGCGACGCAGATGGCCGTTGCCTTCTCTGACTGGGCTATAACCGAGGCCGGATTCGGTTTTGATCTGGGTGCGGAGAAATTCTTCGATATAGCTTGTCCGTACGGTAACCTCTGTCCGAGCCTTGTTGTACTGGTCGTAACGTGCCGCGCCCTGAAAATGCACGGGGGTGTGAAGAAGAAGGATCTTAGAACGCCGAATCCGGATGCGGTTGCAGCCGGACTTCCCAACCTGGAGAAACACCTTGAGAATATTGACAAGTTCGGTCTTCCCACTGTGGTCTGCGTAAACAGATTCCAGGATGATACCGATGAAGAGCTGCAGGTGATTCTGGACCGCTGTTCTGAAATGGGTGAATCCGCCGCGATAGGAGACGGATTCGTAAACGGTGGTCAGGGAATGGAGGATATAGCTTCTCTCGTGATTGAGAATGTGAGAGACTGCAGTGAAACCTTTAAACCTCTTTATGACTGGAACCTGGGTGTTAAAGAGAAAATTGAAATAGTAGCGAAGGAAATATACGGAGCTGAACATATAGAATATACAAAACTTGCGAGAAAAGATCTGCGCACTATTAGAAAAAAAGGTTACGACAAACTTCCCGTATGCATCGCCAAAACACAGAAATCGCTTTCGGATAACCCGAAACTGCTTGGCAGACCGAAGGATTTCATTGTGACGGTGAGGGAAATAGAGATATCAGCTGGAGCTGGTTACCTTGTCCCTATAACCGGAGATATTATGCGAATGCCTGGATTGCCTGAAGAACCCGCTGCCACTCGAATGGATATTGATTCTGACGGCAATATCACCGGACTCTTCTGA